In a genomic window of Streptomyces roseoviridis:
- a CDS encoding TetR/AcrR family transcriptional regulator, which translates to MARTKEFDPDAALQSALELFWARGYEATSMADLVEHLGIGRASVYATFGSKHELYMKALERYLETRDPRIMAELSAPGPALPAVRALVRRFAAQAATEGERQIGCFVTNSAAELAPHDAEVRRRVELSWESVETLLHSALSRARAQGELPAERDPRALARMLLVLLQGLRVVGKASSDPARVHDAAEQALALLD; encoded by the coding sequence GTGGCCAGGACCAAGGAATTCGATCCGGACGCCGCGCTCCAGTCGGCTCTCGAGCTCTTCTGGGCGCGCGGCTACGAGGCGACCTCGATGGCGGACCTCGTCGAGCACCTCGGCATCGGCCGGGCCAGCGTCTACGCGACCTTCGGCAGCAAGCACGAGCTGTACATGAAGGCCCTGGAGCGCTACCTGGAGACGCGCGATCCGCGGATCATGGCGGAGCTGTCGGCCCCGGGCCCGGCCCTGCCGGCCGTACGGGCGCTGGTGCGCCGGTTCGCCGCACAGGCGGCCACCGAGGGGGAGCGCCAGATCGGCTGCTTCGTCACCAACTCGGCGGCCGAGCTGGCACCCCACGACGCCGAGGTGAGGCGCCGGGTGGAGCTCAGCTGGGAGAGCGTCGAGACCCTGCTGCACAGTGCGCTCAGCAGGGCCCGGGCCCAGGGCGAGCTGCCGGCGGAGCGTGATCCGCGGGCGCTCGCCCGGATGCTGCTCGTGCTGCTGCAGGGGCTGCGGGTGGTGGGCAAGGCGTCCAGCGACCCGGCCCGCGTGCACGACGCGGCGGAGCAGGCGCTGGCCCTCCTCGACTGA
- the nirD gene encoding nitrite reductase small subunit NirD, whose product MTTLELSPSDDSWMTVCEESRLTPGRGMAALLPDGRQAAVFRDRAGRTYAIDNRDPFTGAQVLSRGLLGSAEGRPFVASPLLKQRFDLETGRCLDDDEVTVTVYPVRTV is encoded by the coding sequence ATGACGACGCTCGAACTCTCCCCCTCCGACGACTCCTGGATGACGGTCTGCGAGGAGTCCCGGCTGACGCCGGGGCGGGGCATGGCGGCGCTGCTGCCGGACGGCCGGCAGGCGGCGGTCTTCCGGGACCGGGCGGGACGGACGTACGCGATCGACAACCGCGACCCGTTCACGGGCGCGCAGGTGCTCTCCCGCGGGCTGCTCGGCTCGGCGGAGGGGCGGCCGTTCGTGGCGTCGCCGCTGCTGAAGCAGCGCTTCGACCTGGAGACGGGGCGGTGCCTGGACGACGACGAGGTGACGGTGACGGTCTATCCGGTACGGACGGTCTGA
- the nirB gene encoding nitrite reductase large subunit NirB, whose translation MTTAPTPTIVLVGHGMVGQRFLEALAERGVTERARVVVLCEEPRPAYDRVQLTSYFSGRTPDDLSMVEDGFMARHGIELYTDDPAVAIDREARTVTARSGRLFAYDTLVLATGSYPFVPPVPGKDARGCFVYRTIEDLLAIEEYAKTATTGAVVGGGLLGLEAAGALKGLGLDTHVVEFAPRLMPVQVDEGGGAALLRTIEQMGLTVHTGTGTQEVLTADGAVTGMKLSDGSELATDMVVFSAGVRPRDQLARDCGLDVGERGGIAVDELCRTSDPAVFAIGECALAADGRVYGLVAPGYEMAQTAAKAIAEEETDDGFTGADMSTKLKLLGVDVASFGDAHGTAEGCLDVVYSDSRSGVYKKLVVDREGRLLGGVLVGDAESYGMLRPLTGSKPPVSPEQLVLPAGVGAPVALGPSALPDDAVICSCHNVTKHAITQCASLPEVKKCTKAGTGCGSCVKVIEKLLPAAAGKGLCGCFSYTRSELYEIARTLRVTSFAELLDSHGRDGAKGGEGCEVCKPTVGSILASLAPVIGAGGYILDGEQAALQDTNDHHLANLQRNGSYSVVPRIPGGEITPEKLIVIGEVARDFGLYTKITGGQRIDLFGARVDQLPAIWTRLVDAGFESGHAYGKALRTVKSCVGQTWCRYGVQDSVKMAILLELRYRGLRAPHKLKSAVSGCARECAEAQSKDFGVIATANGWNLYVGGNGGATPRHADLLAQDLSDAELVRLIDRFLMFYIRTADRLERTSTWLERLEGGLDHLRDVVVHDSLGLCDELEALMAAHVAGYRDEWAETLDDPERLRRFVSFVNAPETPDPTVRFVPERDQIKPDLTILTIGTKPLDTPHLEGATSR comes from the coding sequence ATGACGACCGCGCCCACCCCCACCATCGTCCTGGTCGGCCACGGAATGGTCGGCCAGCGGTTCCTGGAGGCGCTCGCGGAGCGCGGCGTCACCGAGCGCGCCCGTGTCGTGGTGCTCTGCGAGGAGCCCCGCCCCGCCTACGACCGCGTCCAGCTGACCTCGTACTTCTCCGGCCGCACGCCCGACGACCTGTCGATGGTCGAGGACGGCTTCATGGCGCGGCACGGCATCGAGCTGTACACCGACGACCCGGCCGTCGCGATCGACCGGGAGGCCCGCACGGTCACCGCGCGGTCCGGGCGCCTCTTCGCGTACGACACCCTCGTGCTCGCCACCGGCTCCTACCCCTTCGTGCCGCCCGTGCCCGGCAAGGACGCCCGCGGCTGTTTCGTCTACCGCACCATCGAGGACCTGCTCGCCATCGAGGAGTACGCGAAGACGGCGACGACCGGCGCGGTCGTCGGCGGCGGCCTGCTCGGCCTGGAGGCGGCCGGTGCGCTCAAGGGGCTCGGACTCGACACGCACGTCGTGGAGTTCGCGCCCCGGCTGATGCCGGTGCAGGTCGACGAGGGCGGCGGCGCGGCCCTGCTGCGCACGATCGAGCAGATGGGCCTGACCGTCCACACCGGCACCGGCACGCAGGAGGTCCTGACGGCCGACGGCGCCGTCACCGGCATGAAGCTGTCGGACGGATCCGAACTCGCCACCGACATGGTCGTCTTCTCGGCGGGCGTCCGCCCCCGGGACCAGCTGGCCCGCGACTGCGGCCTGGACGTGGGCGAGCGCGGCGGCATCGCCGTCGACGAGCTGTGCCGGACCTCCGACCCGGCGGTGTTCGCGATCGGCGAGTGCGCGCTCGCGGCCGACGGCCGGGTCTACGGACTGGTGGCACCCGGTTACGAGATGGCGCAGACGGCGGCGAAGGCGATCGCCGAGGAGGAGACCGACGACGGCTTCACCGGCGCGGACATGTCCACCAAGCTCAAGCTCCTCGGCGTCGACGTGGCCTCCTTCGGCGACGCGCACGGCACCGCCGAGGGCTGCCTCGACGTCGTCTACTCCGACTCGCGCTCCGGTGTCTACAAGAAGCTGGTCGTCGACCGCGAGGGCAGGCTCCTCGGCGGCGTCCTGGTCGGCGACGCCGAGTCGTACGGCATGCTGCGCCCGCTCACGGGCAGCAAGCCGCCCGTCTCGCCCGAGCAGCTGGTGCTGCCGGCGGGGGTGGGCGCGCCGGTCGCGCTCGGCCCGTCCGCACTGCCGGACGACGCGGTCATCTGCTCCTGCCACAACGTCACCAAGCACGCCATCACCCAGTGCGCCTCGCTGCCCGAGGTGAAGAAGTGCACCAAGGCCGGCACCGGCTGCGGCAGCTGCGTGAAGGTGATCGAGAAGCTGCTGCCCGCGGCCGCCGGCAAAGGGCTCTGCGGCTGCTTCTCGTACACCCGCAGCGAGCTCTACGAGATCGCCCGCACGCTGCGGGTGACCTCCTTCGCCGAACTGCTCGACTCGCACGGCCGGGACGGCGCGAAGGGCGGCGAGGGCTGCGAGGTCTGCAAGCCGACCGTCGGCTCCATCCTGGCCAGCCTCGCCCCGGTGATCGGCGCGGGCGGCTACATCCTGGACGGCGAGCAGGCCGCGCTCCAGGACACCAACGACCACCACCTGGCGAACCTCCAGCGCAACGGCTCCTATTCGGTGGTGCCGCGCATCCCCGGCGGTGAGATCACTCCCGAGAAGCTGATCGTGATCGGCGAGGTGGCCCGGGACTTCGGCCTCTACACGAAGATCACCGGCGGCCAGCGGATCGACCTCTTCGGCGCCCGCGTCGACCAGCTCCCCGCGATCTGGACCCGGCTCGTCGACGCCGGCTTCGAGTCCGGTCACGCCTACGGCAAGGCGCTGCGCACGGTGAAGTCCTGCGTGGGGCAGACCTGGTGCCGCTACGGCGTGCAGGACTCCGTGAAGATGGCGATCCTGCTGGAGCTGCGCTACCGCGGTCTGCGCGCCCCGCACAAGCTGAAGTCGGCGGTCTCCGGCTGCGCCCGCGAGTGCGCGGAGGCCCAGTCGAAGGACTTCGGCGTGATCGCCACGGCGAACGGCTGGAACCTGTACGTGGGCGGAAACGGCGGCGCGACCCCGCGCCACGCCGACCTGCTGGCGCAGGACCTGTCGGACGCCGAACTCGTCCGCCTGATCGACCGGTTCCTGATGTTCTACATCCGCACCGCCGACCGTCTGGAGCGCACCTCGACCTGGCTGGAGCGCCTGGAGGGCGGGCTCGACCACCTGCGGGACGTGGTGGTGCACGACTCGCTCGGGCTGTGCGACGAGCTGGAGGCGCTGATGGCGGCGCACGTCGCCGGCTACCGGGACGAGTGGGCCGAGACCCTGGACGACCCCGAGCGGCTGCGGCGCTTCGTCTCCTTCGTGAACGCGCCGGAGACCCCGGACCCGACGGTGCGCTTCGTGCCGGAGCGCGACCAGATCAAGCCGGACCTGACGATCCTCACGATCGGCACCAAGCCCCTGGACACCCCGCACCTGGAAGGAGCCACCTCCCGATGA
- a CDS encoding NAD(P)/FAD-dependent oxidoreductase, which translates to MSTRIVVVGGGTAGARLAQRLPVTLLGEEPHAPYNRLLLADVLAGRYGPEVIALPEAREPARLGVRAVRIDRAARTVECADGSLVPYDRLVLATGSAPVLPPLRGLRGAELPSGVHPFRTLDDCLALRGLVRPGVRAVVIGGGLLGVSAARALAALGAEVMLTQQGERLMERQLDEHSSALLRSHMEALGVEVHTECRVSGLRQEGGAVTAVELADGFVLDAQVVVLACGVRPRVALAREAGLDVRTGVVVDDELRTSDPYIHAIGDCAEHDGRVYGLAGPALDQADVLADVLAAPGAGPRYTGTRALTRLTLSGAESLDLAVFGETTAAPGDDVVQLTDATRRAYRKVVVRGDRLVGGVLFGDLAAVGTLARAWEGDEALPDAPLLHLLTHDGGS; encoded by the coding sequence ATGAGTACACGGATCGTGGTGGTCGGCGGCGGAACGGCGGGCGCCCGGCTCGCCCAGCGCCTGCCGGTCACCCTGCTCGGCGAGGAGCCGCACGCCCCGTACAACAGGCTGCTGCTCGCGGACGTCCTCGCCGGGCGGTACGGCCCCGAGGTGATCGCGCTGCCCGAGGCGCGGGAGCCGGCCCGGCTCGGCGTGCGGGCGGTGCGGATCGACCGCGCGGCCCGCACGGTGGAGTGCGCCGACGGCAGCCTGGTGCCGTACGACCGGCTGGTCCTGGCGACCGGTTCGGCGCCCGTGCTGCCGCCGCTGCGGGGACTGCGCGGCGCGGAGCTCCCCTCCGGGGTGCACCCGTTCCGCACCCTCGACGACTGTCTCGCGCTGCGCGGCCTGGTCCGCCCCGGCGTGCGGGCGGTCGTGATCGGCGGCGGCCTGCTCGGCGTCTCGGCGGCGCGGGCCCTCGCGGCGCTCGGCGCCGAGGTGATGCTCACCCAGCAGGGCGAGCGCCTGATGGAACGCCAGCTCGACGAGCACTCCTCGGCCCTGCTGCGCAGCCACATGGAGGCGCTCGGGGTCGAGGTGCACACCGAGTGCCGGGTGAGCGGGCTGCGGCAGGAGGGCGGCGCGGTCACCGCGGTCGAACTCGCCGACGGCTTCGTCCTGGACGCCCAGGTCGTCGTCCTGGCCTGCGGGGTCCGCCCGCGCGTGGCCCTGGCCCGCGAGGCCGGTCTGGACGTCCGCACGGGCGTGGTCGTGGACGACGAGCTGCGCACCTCCGACCCGTACATCCACGCCATCGGCGACTGCGCGGAGCACGACGGCCGCGTGTACGGGCTCGCGGGCCCCGCACTCGACCAGGCGGACGTCCTGGCGGACGTGCTGGCCGCCCCGGGCGCGGGACCCCGCTACACCGGCACCCGCGCCCTCACCCGGCTCACCCTCTCCGGCGCCGAGTCGCTCGACCTCGCCGTGTTCGGGGAGACGACCGCCGCTCCGGGGGACGACGTCGTCCAGCTGACGGACGCGACCCGGCGGGCGTACCGGAAGGTCGTCGTCCGCGGCGACCGGCTCGTCGGCGGTGTCCTGTTCGGCGACCTCGCCGCGGTCGGGACGCTCGCCCGGGCCTGGGAGGGCGACGAGGCCCTGCCCGACGCCCCCCTGCTTCACCTGCTCACCCACGACGGAGGCTCCTGA
- a CDS encoding sulfite exporter TauE/SafE family protein yields MPADISLTTLLLLCLAALVAGWIDAVVGGGGLLLLPALLLGLPHVPAAQILGTNKAVAIVGTAGAAVTYVRKAPVRVGTAVRIGLAALAGSMAGAFFAAGISSEVLRPVIMVVLLGVAAFVMFRPSFGTRAANEERPPLTRARIVTAIVVVGGGIGFYDGLFGPGTGTFLVLALTAVLHLDLVTASATAKIVNVCTNAGALAMFAHQGNVLWQLAAVMAVFNLAGGMLGARMALRKGAEFVRGVLLVVVFSLVAKLAFDQWA; encoded by the coding sequence ATGCCTGCTGACATATCCCTGACCACCCTGCTCCTGCTCTGTCTCGCGGCCCTGGTCGCCGGATGGATCGACGCCGTGGTGGGCGGCGGCGGGCTGCTCCTGCTGCCCGCGCTGCTGCTCGGGCTGCCGCACGTGCCGGCCGCGCAGATCCTCGGCACGAACAAGGCCGTGGCGATCGTCGGCACGGCCGGCGCGGCCGTCACCTACGTCCGCAAGGCGCCGGTCCGGGTCGGGACGGCGGTACGGATCGGGCTCGCGGCCCTGGCCGGGTCGATGGCCGGGGCCTTCTTCGCGGCCGGGATCAGCAGTGAGGTGCTGCGGCCGGTGATCATGGTGGTGCTGCTCGGGGTCGCCGCCTTCGTCATGTTCCGGCCGTCCTTCGGCACCCGGGCGGCAAACGAGGAGCGGCCGCCGCTCACCCGGGCCCGGATCGTGACCGCGATCGTGGTGGTCGGCGGCGGCATCGGCTTCTACGACGGGCTCTTCGGACCCGGCACCGGCACGTTCCTGGTGCTCGCCCTGACCGCGGTGCTGCACCTGGACCTGGTGACGGCCTCCGCCACCGCGAAGATCGTCAACGTCTGCACCAACGCGGGCGCGCTCGCGATGTTCGCCCACCAGGGGAACGTGCTGTGGCAGCTGGCCGCGGTCATGGCCGTGTTCAACCTGGCCGGCGGGATGCTCGGCGCGCGGATGGCGCTGCGCAAGGGCGCGGAGTTCGTCCGCGGGGTGCTGCTCGTGGTCGTCTTCTCGCTGGTGGCGAAGCTCGCCTTCGACCAGTGGGCGTAG
- a CDS encoding class F sortase gives MTNRSKGWGIAVAACAGLWMIQNGSGEVSPPVPSAAQAFAAGPSVHTDAAADPLPPSDPVRLRIPEIDVDTPLTGLGLAADGTLEVPPAENRNLAGWYEDGTRPGAEGTAIVAGHVDNAEGPAVFYALGALKKGHRIEVDRRDGRTAVFTIDAVEVYDKDRFPDAKVYGEADRAEIRVITCGGGFSEKGGGYQGNVVAFGHLIGAR, from the coding sequence ATGACCAACAGGAGCAAGGGCTGGGGCATAGCCGTGGCCGCCTGTGCGGGCCTGTGGATGATCCAGAACGGCTCGGGCGAGGTCAGCCCGCCGGTGCCGTCGGCCGCGCAGGCCTTCGCCGCCGGGCCGAGCGTCCACACCGACGCCGCCGCCGACCCGCTCCCGCCCTCCGACCCGGTGCGGCTGCGCATCCCCGAGATCGACGTGGACACGCCCCTGACGGGCCTCGGCCTCGCCGCCGACGGCACGCTGGAGGTGCCGCCGGCCGAGAACCGCAACCTGGCGGGCTGGTACGAGGACGGCACCCGCCCCGGCGCGGAGGGGACCGCGATCGTCGCGGGCCATGTCGACAACGCCGAGGGGCCCGCCGTCTTCTACGCGCTCGGCGCCCTGAAGAAGGGGCACCGGATCGAGGTGGACCGGCGCGACGGCCGCACGGCCGTCTTCACGATCGACGCGGTCGAGGTCTACGACAAGGACCGGTTCCCCGACGCCAAGGTGTACGGGGAGGCGGACCGGGCCGAGATCCGGGTGATCACCTGTGGCGGCGGCTTCTCCGAGAAGGGCGGCGGCTACCAGGGCAACGTGGTCGCCTTCGGCCACCTCATCGGGGCGCGCTGA
- a CDS encoding aminotransferase class IV: MTTPPATPVTTPDGELPPLHIEVDGEPAADPDLLATLMSGYGHFTAMQVRGGGVRGLGPHLDRLDRATRELFGRGLDGGRVRALLAGALAAAGRRDASARVYVYEGARTVVTVRAPYPVDRTPQALKSVAYWRPAAHLKHLGGFGQTFHGDAARRAGFDEALLTGGPDAEIAEGAVTNIAFWDGTSVVWPSAPCLAGVTMALLAPRLPSVSRRVTLADVPGFRSAFVTNSRGIAPVSRIDDTVLTVDEELMARVYAAYEAVPWDSVEGA; the protein is encoded by the coding sequence ATGACGACGCCTCCCGCCACCCCCGTCACGACGCCCGACGGGGAACTCCCCCCGCTGCACATCGAGGTCGACGGCGAGCCGGCCGCGGACCCGGACCTCCTGGCGACGCTGATGAGCGGTTACGGCCACTTCACGGCGATGCAGGTGCGGGGCGGCGGGGTGCGCGGGCTCGGACCGCACCTGGACCGGCTCGACCGGGCCACCCGCGAACTGTTCGGCCGGGGCCTGGACGGCGGCCGGGTGCGCGCGCTGCTCGCCGGGGCGCTCGCGGCGGCGGGACGGCGGGACGCCTCCGCGCGGGTGTACGTGTACGAGGGCGCCCGGACGGTCGTGACGGTGCGGGCCCCCTACCCGGTGGACCGCACGCCGCAGGCCCTGAAGTCCGTCGCGTACTGGCGTCCGGCCGCGCACCTGAAGCACCTGGGCGGCTTCGGGCAGACCTTCCACGGCGACGCGGCCCGCCGGGCGGGCTTCGACGAGGCGCTGCTCACCGGCGGCCCCGACGCCGAGATCGCCGAGGGGGCGGTCACCAACATCGCCTTCTGGGACGGCACCTCGGTGGTGTGGCCGTCGGCCCCGTGTCTCGCCGGCGTCACCATGGCGCTCCTCGCGCCCCGGCTGCCGTCCGTGTCCCGCCGGGTGACGCTCGCCGACGTCCCCGGTTTCCGCTCCGCCTTCGTGACGAACTCGCGCGGCATCGCGCCCGTCTCCCGGATCGACGACACCGTGCTCACGGTGGACGAGGAGCTGATGGCCCGGGTGTACGCGGCCTACGAGGCCGTGCCGTGGGACTCCGTGGAGGGTGCCTGA
- a CDS encoding NAD(P)H-dependent oxidoreductase has product MDITNSTATPLRLAVIVASNREGRFGHVVADWFTARTAERDDFTTRVVDLADVDLPTALSHRPDPAVRAELDKVTPVLADADAFVVLTPEYNHSFPAALKSLIDWHFTEWQAKPVGFVSYGGISGGLRAVEHLRQVYAEMHAVTVRDTVSFHQVHGRFDEDGNPKDPTGPDAAAKTMLDQLAWWARALKDAKSVRPYAG; this is encoded by the coding sequence ATGGACATCACGAACTCCACCGCCACGCCCCTGCGCCTCGCCGTCATCGTCGCCAGCAACCGCGAAGGCCGCTTCGGCCACGTCGTCGCCGACTGGTTCACCGCCCGCACCGCCGAGCGCGACGACTTCACCACCCGGGTCGTCGACCTCGCCGACGTCGACCTGCCCACCGCCCTCTCCCACCGCCCCGACCCCGCCGTCCGTGCCGAACTCGACAAGGTCACCCCGGTCCTCGCCGACGCCGACGCCTTCGTCGTCCTCACCCCCGAGTACAACCACTCCTTCCCCGCCGCCCTCAAGTCCCTGATCGACTGGCACTTCACCGAATGGCAGGCCAAGCCCGTCGGCTTCGTCTCCTACGGCGGCATCTCCGGCGGCCTGCGCGCCGTCGAACACCTCCGGCAGGTCTACGCCGAGATGCACGCCGTCACCGTCCGCGACACCGTCTCCTTCCACCAGGTCCACGGCCGCTTCGACGAGGACGGCAACCCGAAGGACCCCACCGGCCCCGACGCCGCCGCCAAGACCATGCTCGACCAGCTCGCCTGGTGGGCCCGCGCCCTCAAGGACGCCAAGTCCGTCCGCCCCTACGCCGGTTGA
- a CDS encoding ABC transporter ATP-binding protein encodes MLLRLVAARLAPHRPLLALLVLLQLAQALASLALPALNAGVIDEGVLRGDTGRVLSGGGLMLAVTLLQAAAAAAATYTGARIAMGIARDLRSETFRRVQDFSARETGRFGTASLITRTTNDIQQIQTFTVLVLTMLVAAPLMCLGGLAMAVRQDVPLFLVLLLFVPVMTGTVGAIVLRMRPLFRGMQQRVDKVNRLLREQITGIRVVRAFVRDRHEQRRFAGANDELLAVGLRAGRLQAVMFPTVLVVWEATTVGILWIGAHRLDSGALQAGSLVAFLGYLLQIGMSVMMVLFLLMHMPRAEVSAERVRELLDTTPSVTPPATPLAPAADPGRLDLTDVGFRYPGAEEPVLTDITLTARPGRTTAVIGSTGSGKSTLLGLVPRLHDTTTGRVTLGGTDVRDLDPALLARTVGLVPQKPYLFSGTVAGNLRYGRPDATDDELWHALEVAQAADFVRALPKGLDAPVTQGGSNLSGGQRQRLAIARVLVARPRIYLFDDSFSALDNTTDARLRAALRAETADATVVIVAQRVSTIRDADRIVVLDRGRVVGTGRHEDLLAGNPTYREIVRSQLTEDTDRAGERADRPTAQDQEAVA; translated from the coding sequence ATGCTGCTCCGCCTCGTCGCGGCGAGACTCGCCCCCCACCGGCCGTTACTCGCCCTCCTCGTCCTCCTCCAGCTCGCCCAGGCCCTCGCCTCCCTCGCCCTGCCCGCCCTCAACGCCGGCGTCATCGACGAAGGCGTCCTGCGCGGCGACACCGGACGCGTCCTGTCCGGCGGCGGCCTGATGCTCGCCGTCACCCTCCTCCAGGCCGCCGCCGCGGCCGCCGCCACCTACACCGGCGCCCGCATCGCCATGGGCATCGCCCGCGACCTGCGCTCCGAGACGTTCCGCCGCGTGCAGGACTTCTCCGCCCGCGAGACCGGCCGCTTCGGCACCGCCTCCCTCATCACCCGCACCACCAACGACATCCAGCAGATCCAGACCTTCACCGTCCTCGTCCTCACCATGCTCGTCGCCGCACCCCTGATGTGCCTCGGCGGCCTCGCCATGGCCGTCCGTCAGGACGTGCCCCTCTTCCTCGTCCTGCTGCTCTTCGTCCCCGTCATGACCGGCACCGTCGGCGCGATCGTGCTCCGCATGCGCCCCCTCTTCCGCGGCATGCAGCAGCGCGTCGACAAGGTCAACCGGCTGCTGCGCGAACAGATCACCGGCATCCGCGTGGTCCGCGCCTTCGTCCGCGACCGGCACGAACAGCGCCGCTTCGCCGGCGCCAACGACGAACTGCTCGCCGTCGGCCTGCGGGCCGGCCGCCTCCAGGCCGTCATGTTCCCGACCGTCCTGGTCGTCTGGGAGGCGACCACCGTCGGCATCCTCTGGATCGGCGCCCACCGCCTCGACTCCGGCGCCCTCCAGGCCGGCTCGCTCGTCGCCTTCCTCGGCTACCTGCTCCAGATCGGCATGTCCGTGATGATGGTCCTCTTCCTCCTCATGCACATGCCCCGCGCCGAGGTCAGCGCCGAACGCGTCCGCGAACTCCTCGACACCACCCCCTCCGTCACCCCGCCCGCCACCCCGCTCGCCCCGGCCGCCGACCCCGGCCGGCTCGACCTCACCGACGTCGGCTTCCGCTACCCCGGCGCCGAGGAACCCGTCCTCACCGACATCACCCTCACCGCCCGCCCCGGCCGCACCACCGCCGTCATCGGCTCCACCGGCAGCGGCAAGTCCACCCTCCTCGGCCTCGTCCCCCGGCTCCACGACACCACCACCGGCCGGGTCACCCTCGGCGGCACCGACGTCCGCGACCTCGACCCGGCCCTGCTCGCCCGCACCGTCGGACTCGTCCCCCAGAAGCCGTACCTCTTCTCCGGCACCGTCGCCGGCAACCTCCGCTACGGCCGCCCCGACGCCACCGACGACGAGCTGTGGCACGCCCTGGAGGTCGCCCAGGCCGCCGACTTCGTCCGCGCCCTGCCGAAGGGCCTCGACGCCCCCGTCACCCAGGGCGGCAGCAACCTCTCCGGCGGCCAGCGCCAGCGCCTCGCCATCGCCCGGGTCCTCGTCGCCCGGCCCCGTATCTACCTCTTCGACGACTCCTTCTCCGCCCTCGACAACACCACCGACGCCCGGCTGCGGGCCGCCCTGCGCGCAGAGACCGCCGACGCGACCGTCGTCATCGTCGCCCAGCGGGTCTCCACCATCCGCGACGCCGACCGGATCGTCGTCCTCGACCGGGGCCGGGTCGTCGGCACCGGCCGCCACGAGGACCTGCTCGCCGGCAACCCCACCTACCGGGAGATCGTCCGCTCCCAGCTCACCGAGGACACCGACCGCGCCGGGGAACGTGCCGACCGGCCCACCGCCCAGGACCAGGAGGCCGTCGCATGA